Proteins from a single region of Halorubrum sp. 2020YC2:
- a CDS encoding substrate-binding domain-containing protein, whose protein sequence is MTIQRRELLAALGVGGVASAAGCSAVGGREGGGEGENGTDGESEVGVAGEALTLTTTTSTYDTGLLDAIHTEFEELYGVTVDAIPRGTGAALRTARDGDSDVVMVHARGLEDEFLRDGYGVNRRDLMFNDFVIVGPESDPAGIQGTGSATEALTAVADAQATFVSRGDNSGTHTKELNLWEATGTEPGGDWYQETGTGMGEALNIASQQGAYTLSDRGTFISQRSAVGLAVLVQGPIKGGPEILANPYGIMAVNPGVHEGVNYDLAMAYIGWITSPTVQDAISEYRVNGEQLFFPRAVSEDPDFGQYVPEGWSSESDDSDV, encoded by the coding sequence ATGACGATACAACGACGCGAGCTGCTGGCTGCGCTCGGCGTCGGCGGGGTCGCGAGCGCTGCCGGCTGTTCCGCGGTAGGGGGGCGTGAGGGCGGAGGGGAGGGTGAAAACGGGACCGACGGCGAGAGCGAGGTCGGCGTCGCCGGCGAGGCGCTGACGCTCACGACGACGACGAGCACCTACGACACGGGGCTCTTAGACGCGATCCACACGGAGTTCGAGGAGCTGTACGGCGTCACGGTCGACGCGATTCCGAGGGGGACCGGCGCGGCCCTCCGGACGGCCCGCGACGGCGACTCGGACGTCGTGATGGTCCACGCACGCGGCCTCGAAGACGAGTTCCTGCGCGACGGGTACGGGGTCAACCGCCGCGACCTGATGTTCAACGACTTCGTGATCGTCGGTCCCGAGAGCGACCCCGCGGGGATTCAGGGGACGGGCTCCGCGACAGAGGCGCTGACGGCCGTGGCGGACGCGCAGGCGACGTTCGTCTCTCGGGGCGACAACTCCGGAACCCACACGAAGGAGCTGAACCTCTGGGAGGCGACCGGCACGGAGCCGGGCGGCGACTGGTACCAAGAGACCGGGACCGGGATGGGCGAGGCGCTGAACATCGCGAGCCAGCAGGGCGCGTACACGCTCTCGGACCGCGGGACGTTCATCTCGCAGCGCTCGGCGGTCGGCCTCGCGGTCCTCGTTCAGGGACCGATCAAGGGCGGACCGGAGATCCTCGCGAACCCCTACGGGATCATGGCGGTGAATCCGGGCGTCCACGAGGGCGTCAACTACGACCTCGCGATGGCGTACATCGGCTGGATCACCAGTCCGACCGTTCAGGACGCCATCTCGGAGTACCGGGTGAACGGCGAGCAGCTGTTCTTCCCGCGGGCGGTCTCCGAGGATCCGGACTTCGGGCAGTACGTCCCGGAGGGTTGGAGTAGCGAGAGCGACGACTCGGACGTGTAA
- a CDS encoding phosphate ABC transporter ATP-binding protein, which yields MLRATGVSRSYGDETVFRDLSIEVDAGEVVAVIGPSGVGKTTLLRTLTLSAEPDEGTVALGGTDAWAVDEAERLALRRRVGMVFQEASLFDGTVARNVAYGLRVRRSWSDRLAAMLRSGSTPDAVDESLAVVGLADEADQPAESLSGGEAQRVSFARALAYDPDALLLDEPTSDLDPRNTAVIEEAVGEAKSRGIGVALATHDMHQAERVADRVAVLLDDGITEVGPTEEIFESPADERTRKFISGELVY from the coding sequence ATGCTCCGCGCGACGGGCGTGTCGCGGTCGTACGGCGACGAGACCGTGTTCCGCGACCTCTCGATCGAGGTCGACGCCGGCGAGGTCGTCGCGGTCATCGGCCCCTCCGGCGTCGGCAAGACGACACTGCTCCGGACGCTCACGCTCTCCGCGGAGCCGGACGAGGGGACCGTGGCGTTGGGCGGAACCGACGCGTGGGCGGTCGACGAGGCCGAGCGCCTCGCGCTGCGCCGCCGCGTCGGCATGGTGTTCCAGGAGGCGAGCCTCTTCGACGGCACGGTCGCGCGCAACGTCGCGTACGGGCTTCGGGTCCGACGCTCGTGGAGCGACCGGCTCGCCGCGATGCTCCGGTCGGGGAGTACCCCCGACGCAGTCGACGAGTCCTTAGCGGTCGTGGGGTTGGCCGACGAGGCGGACCAGCCGGCCGAGTCGCTGTCGGGCGGCGAGGCCCAGCGCGTGTCGTTCGCTCGGGCGCTGGCGTACGACCCCGACGCCCTGCTCCTCGACGAGCCGACCTCGGACCTCGACCCGCGCAACACCGCCGTCATCGAGGAGGCGGTCGGCGAGGCGAAATCGCGGGGGATCGGGGTCGCGCTCGCGACCCACGACATGCATCAGGCCGAGCGGGTCGCGGACCGCGTCGCGGTGCTGTTAGACGACGGGATCACGGAGGTGGGGCCGACGGAAGAGATATTCGAGAGTCCGGCGGACGAGCGCACCCGGAAGTTCATCTCGGGCGAACTGGTGTACTAA
- a CDS encoding HIT domain-containing protein — MDRIFAPWRIEWVERDSDPIDGCPFCVLPEREDAREARIVARSERNYVLLNNAPYNPGHAMVIPDAHVEDPTDLDDATLLDHAKLKAATLDALRRDMNPDGVNTGQNLGGDAAGGSIDHLHTHVVPRWSGDTNFMPVTGDTKVIVEAIERTYGHLHAGFAADENVVDLGDADAGDAVELDFDV; from the coding sequence ATGGACCGGATATTCGCGCCGTGGCGGATCGAGTGGGTCGAACGCGATTCGGACCCGATCGACGGCTGCCCGTTCTGCGTGCTGCCGGAGCGCGAGGACGCCCGGGAGGCGCGGATCGTCGCCCGCAGCGAGCGCAACTACGTCCTCCTGAACAACGCGCCGTACAACCCCGGCCACGCGATGGTGATCCCGGACGCACACGTCGAGGACCCGACCGACCTCGACGACGCGACCCTCCTTGACCACGCGAAGCTGAAGGCGGCGACGCTCGACGCGCTGCGACGCGACATGAACCCCGACGGCGTCAACACCGGCCAGAACCTCGGCGGCGACGCCGCCGGCGGCTCGATCGACCACCTCCACACGCACGTCGTCCCGCGGTGGAGCGGCGACACGAACTTCATGCCCGTCACCGGCGACACGAAGGTGATCGTAGAGGCGATCGAGCGCACCTACGGGCACCTCCACGCGGGGTTCGCGGCCGACGAGAACGTCGTCGATCTGGGCGACGCCGACGCCGGCGACGCGGTGGAACTCGACTTCGACGTCTGA
- the map gene encoding type II methionyl aminopeptidase, which yields MSHGPLDEDAVESYREAGAVLTEAMNEAREMVEPGRTHLEVAEWTEDFVREQGAGLAFPVNISVDPEASHATPGRDDDTEFGEEMVCLDVGVHVDGYIADAAVTVDHSGTPELVEAAEMALEAALDEAGPGVEVGVVGQAIEDVIRGYGYTPVLNLSGHGVQRYDAHTGPTVPNRGVDRSVELEPGQAVAIEPFATDGRGKVGEGTEEEIFEQQGSASVRDRRARQALEEIEAFDDLPFAARWLETDRAEMALRRLKQANAIKGYPVLKEDDDALVSQAEHTLLVTEDGIEVTTAGIHGFDD from the coding sequence ATGAGTCACGGACCTCTGGACGAGGACGCGGTCGAGAGCTACCGCGAGGCCGGCGCGGTGCTGACGGAAGCGATGAACGAGGCCCGCGAGATGGTCGAACCGGGCCGGACCCACCTCGAAGTCGCGGAGTGGACGGAGGACTTCGTCCGGGAGCAGGGGGCCGGCCTCGCGTTCCCGGTGAACATCAGCGTCGACCCGGAGGCGTCGCACGCCACTCCGGGCCGCGACGACGACACCGAGTTCGGCGAGGAGATGGTGTGTCTCGACGTCGGGGTCCACGTCGACGGCTACATCGCGGACGCCGCGGTGACGGTCGACCACAGCGGGACCCCCGAACTCGTCGAGGCCGCGGAGATGGCCCTCGAAGCCGCGCTCGACGAGGCCGGCCCGGGCGTCGAGGTCGGCGTCGTGGGGCAGGCGATCGAGGACGTGATCCGCGGCTACGGCTACACGCCCGTCCTCAACCTCTCCGGGCACGGCGTCCAGCGCTACGACGCCCACACCGGGCCGACGGTGCCGAACCGCGGGGTCGACCGCTCGGTCGAACTCGAACCGGGGCAGGCGGTCGCGATCGAGCCGTTCGCCACCGACGGCCGCGGGAAGGTCGGCGAGGGGACCGAGGAGGAAATCTTCGAACAGCAGGGCTCCGCGAGCGTGCGCGACCGGCGCGCGCGGCAGGCGCTCGAAGAGATCGAGGCGTTCGACGACCTCCCGTTCGCGGCGCGCTGGCTGGAGACGGACCGCGCCGAGATGGCGCTCCGCCGGCTGAAGCAGGCGAACGCGATCAAGGGGTACCCCGTCCTGAAGGAGGACGACGACGCCCTCGTGAGTCAGGCGGAACACACCCTGCTGGTCACCGAGGACGGGATCGAGGTGACGACCGCCGGCATCCACGGGTTCGACGACTGA
- a CDS encoding DUF2249 domain-containing protein: MSAEPFDDADERLDARERDGEPFGDIMAALDGLDDGESLCLVNSFEPVPLYDVLAERGYAHETANPAEDEWYVEITPA; encoded by the coding sequence ATGAGCGCCGAGCCGTTCGACGACGCGGACGAGCGACTGGACGCGCGCGAGAGAGACGGCGAACCGTTCGGGGACATCATGGCCGCGCTCGACGGTCTCGACGACGGGGAGTCGCTCTGCCTGGTGAACAGCTTCGAGCCGGTGCCGCTGTACGACGTGCTGGCGGAGCGGGGGTACGCCCACGAGACGGCGAATCCGGCCGAAGACGAGTGGTACGTCGAGATCACGCCCGCCTGA
- a CDS encoding CGCGG family rSAM-modified RiPP protein: protein MSSTLSDHDHGADPVTDHVHENSWSANLEGPEHAEDRDLLVRQAIEAVEHTAAGNHVNLVTHGDHGHPEEYLFEALEAELGGDLDWQYVEQCGCGGHVVRVHV, encoded by the coding sequence ATGTCGAGTACACTCTCGGACCACGACCACGGCGCGGACCCGGTGACCGACCACGTCCACGAGAACTCGTGGTCCGCGAACCTCGAAGGTCCCGAACACGCCGAGGACCGCGACCTCCTCGTGCGGCAGGCGATCGAAGCGGTCGAGCACACGGCCGCCGGCAACCACGTCAACCTCGTCACCCACGGCGACCACGGGCATCCGGAGGAGTACCTCTTCGAGGCGCTCGAAGCCGAACTCGGCGGCGACCTCGACTGGCAGTACGTCGAGCAGTGCGGCTGCGGCGGCCACGTCGTGCGCGTCCACGTGTGA
- a CDS encoding histidine kinase N-terminal 7TM domain-containing protein: MAWQPTPYTAPLLVAAVASFAFTVYAVVNRSRGGHVLLRSFVGVAGAAGVWSLAYAAQLSAGSLEATLYLDRFVWLGTAGLAVAWPAFVLAYVDRVAWLRRRRFALFWLVPVAVAAAVWTVGVDPLFYADPSLVDVGGYRVLDYAPTPALLGFVGYTYAVNLFTFAVLGYAAAARDGVFRRQAAALFVAGVAPLALGAAGIAGAIGPEAGHVDFTPIAFTGTSALLAWVVFRYRLLDVSPIARDAVFANLSDGVVVCDADGRVVDRNDPARSLFPGVELGVRVEEAFDDVPAVVDATTDESGDDEFRVTVDEGGAPRFLTVDVHGISGPGTARTGTVLLFRDVTERETLQRRYRALIEKSPNVIAVCGDDGLLRYVSPSIERLLGHQTNEVEGRPVIDLVHPEDRREAQQAFERAFDSPEPESLTHRIACDDGSWRRFETVIERLFEDAREVVITATDVTEARRYEQRLQVLNRVLRHDLKNDTNVIGGYADLLRDHVDEEGDPYLDIIDRKVKTLTHLSDQAREIDVALHSDAGRTEIDLTELVDRLCESLESSFPRATVTVTAPESAVVSADELLESAVRNVLENAVVHNDGDDPHVEATVVTDGDRFRIDVADDGPGIPPVERTVFSEARETALEHASGLGLWLVHWIVTESGGDLEIDTREPTGTVVRMWLPRAAEENE; this comes from the coding sequence ATGGCGTGGCAACCGACGCCGTACACGGCCCCGTTGCTCGTCGCGGCCGTGGCGTCGTTCGCGTTCACCGTGTACGCGGTCGTCAACCGCTCCCGCGGCGGACACGTCCTGCTTCGAAGCTTCGTCGGCGTCGCGGGCGCCGCCGGCGTCTGGTCGCTGGCGTACGCGGCGCAGCTGTCCGCCGGCTCGCTGGAGGCCACGCTGTACCTCGACCGCTTCGTCTGGCTCGGGACCGCGGGGCTGGCGGTCGCGTGGCCGGCGTTCGTCCTGGCGTACGTCGACAGGGTCGCGTGGCTCCGTCGGCGCCGCTTCGCGCTCTTCTGGCTCGTCCCGGTCGCCGTCGCCGCCGCCGTCTGGACGGTCGGGGTCGACCCGCTCTTCTACGCCGACCCCTCGCTCGTCGACGTCGGCGGCTACCGCGTCCTCGACTACGCGCCGACGCCGGCGCTGCTCGGGTTCGTCGGCTACACGTACGCGGTCAACCTGTTCACCTTCGCCGTCCTCGGCTACGCCGCGGCGGCCCGCGACGGCGTGTTCCGCCGGCAGGCGGCGGCCCTCTTCGTCGCCGGCGTCGCGCCGCTGGCGCTCGGCGCGGCCGGCATCGCGGGCGCGATCGGTCCCGAGGCCGGACACGTCGACTTCACGCCGATCGCGTTCACCGGGACCTCGGCGCTCCTGGCGTGGGTCGTGTTCCGATACCGGCTGCTCGACGTCTCCCCCATCGCCCGGGACGCGGTGTTCGCCAACCTCTCCGACGGCGTCGTCGTCTGCGACGCCGACGGCCGGGTGGTCGACCGCAACGACCCCGCCCGGTCGCTGTTCCCCGGCGTCGAACTCGGCGTTCGGGTCGAGGAGGCGTTCGACGACGTTCCGGCGGTCGTCGACGCGACCACCGACGAGAGCGGGGACGACGAGTTCCGCGTGACGGTCGACGAGGGCGGCGCGCCGCGGTTCCTGACCGTCGACGTCCACGGCATCTCCGGACCGGGGACGGCCCGCACCGGGACAGTGCTCCTGTTCCGCGACGTCACCGAGCGGGAGACGCTCCAGCGGCGCTACCGCGCGCTCATCGAGAAGTCCCCGAACGTGATCGCGGTCTGCGGCGACGACGGTCTCCTCCGGTACGTGAGCCCGTCGATAGAGCGGCTGCTCGGCCACCAGACGAACGAGGTGGAGGGGCGGCCGGTCATCGATCTGGTCCACCCCGAGGACCGGCGCGAGGCACAGCAGGCGTTCGAACGCGCCTTCGACAGCCCGGAGCCGGAGTCGCTCACGCACCGGATCGCCTGTGACGACGGCAGTTGGCGTCGGTTCGAGACGGTGATCGAGCGCCTGTTCGAGGACGCGCGCGAGGTCGTCATCACCGCCACGGACGTCACGGAGGCCCGGCGGTACGAACAGCGGCTTCAGGTGTTAAACCGCGTGCTCCGACACGACCTGAAAAACGACACGAACGTCATCGGCGGCTACGCGGACCTGCTTCGCGACCACGTCGACGAGGAGGGCGACCCGTACCTCGACATCATCGACCGGAAGGTCAAGACGCTGACTCACCTCAGCGACCAGGCCCGCGAGATCGACGTCGCGCTCCACAGCGACGCGGGCCGGACCGAGATCGACCTGACCGAACTCGTCGACCGCCTCTGTGAGTCGCTGGAGTCGTCGTTCCCCCGGGCGACGGTGACGGTGACCGCCCCGGAGTCGGCGGTCGTCTCCGCGGACGAGCTACTGGAGTCCGCGGTCCGGAACGTGTTGGAGAACGCCGTCGTCCACAACGACGGCGACGACCCGCACGTCGAGGCCACCGTCGTCACCGACGGCGACCGGTTCCGGATCGACGTGGCCGACGACGGGCCGGGGATCCCGCCGGTCGAGCGGACGGTGTTCTCGGAGGCCCGGGAGACGGCGCTCGAACACGCGAGCGGACTCGGTCTCTGGCTCGTCCACTGGATCGTCACGGAGTCCGGCGGCGACCTCGAGATCGACACCCGCGAGCCGACCGGGACGGTGGTGCGGATGTGGCTCCCTAGGGCGGCCGAGGAGAACGAGTAG
- a CDS encoding peroxiredoxin, with protein MLEPGDSAPDITLTDHRGETVTVDPAAAAHTVVYFYPRADTPGCTAEACAFRDEWDAFEEADVAVVGISDDPVEDLEPFAAEYDLPFTLLSDPDGEVSSAYDSYGEKSMFGNTFDGVFRNTYVLDGEGTVVLAYEGVSPEDHAVEILDDVRALDD; from the coding sequence ATGCTCGAACCGGGCGACTCCGCACCCGATATCACGCTCACCGACCACCGCGGCGAGACGGTCACCGTCGACCCGGCCGCGGCCGCTCACACGGTCGTGTACTTCTACCCGCGCGCCGACACGCCCGGCTGTACCGCCGAGGCGTGTGCCTTCCGCGACGAGTGGGACGCGTTCGAGGAGGCGGACGTCGCCGTCGTCGGGATCAGCGACGACCCCGTCGAGGACCTCGAACCGTTCGCCGCGGAGTACGACCTCCCCTTCACCCTGCTCTCGGACCCCGACGGCGAGGTTTCGAGCGCGTACGACTCCTACGGCGAGAAGTCGATGTTCGGGAACACCTTCGACGGCGTGTTCCGGAACACCTACGTCCTCGACGGCGAGGGGACGGTCGTCTTGGCCTACGAGGGGGTCTCGCCCGAGGATCACGCCGTGGAGATACTCGACGACGTCCGCGCGCTCGACGACTGA
- a CDS encoding DMT family transporter: MSRYRNAALFCLLALFWGGSFVAIEVGLDYYPPVLYAAYRFYVAALALLSYVLLTQDDPFPRTRGDLAAIGFSGGLSVAANNALLFVGQQYTTSGIASITYSLVPIATVAVAAVWIGGAGLDARGAVGVVLAFLGVGLVAQPDPANLGGGVAVGVGLIAIGVVAVAVGSVGLRTVETSLSSVALTGWAMGFGALAIHALSLGLGEAQRLPAAAPRALAALAFLGLLSSAVAYTIYFTLLDRLGPFEINLVSYVVPIVATVAGALLLAEPVTPLTVAGFAVIVFGFGLLKRREIVDAAAGIRFPG, encoded by the coding sequence GTGTCACGGTACCGAAACGCCGCGCTGTTCTGCCTGCTCGCGCTGTTTTGGGGCGGCTCCTTCGTCGCCATCGAGGTGGGTCTCGACTACTACCCGCCGGTGTTGTACGCCGCCTACCGCTTCTACGTGGCCGCGCTGGCGCTGCTGTCGTACGTGCTGCTCACGCAGGACGACCCGTTCCCGCGGACCCGCGGGGACCTCGCCGCGATCGGGTTCAGCGGCGGCCTCTCGGTGGCCGCGAACAACGCCCTGCTGTTCGTCGGCCAGCAGTACACGACGAGCGGTATCGCCTCGATCACCTACAGCCTCGTCCCCATCGCGACCGTCGCGGTCGCCGCCGTCTGGATCGGCGGGGCGGGCCTCGACGCGCGCGGCGCCGTCGGGGTCGTCCTCGCGTTCCTCGGCGTGGGGCTGGTCGCGCAGCCGGACCCAGCGAACCTCGGCGGGGGCGTCGCGGTCGGGGTCGGGCTGATCGCGATCGGCGTGGTCGCCGTCGCGGTCGGCAGCGTCGGGCTCCGGACCGTGGAGACGAGCCTCTCCAGCGTCGCGCTCACGGGCTGGGCGATGGGGTTCGGCGCGCTCGCGATCCACGCGCTCAGCCTCGGACTCGGGGAGGCCCAGCGGCTCCCGGCCGCGGCGCCGCGCGCGCTCGCCGCGCTGGCGTTCCTCGGACTGCTCTCGTCGGCGGTGGCGTACACCATCTACTTCACGCTGCTCGACCGGCTCGGTCCCTTCGAGATCAACCTCGTCTCGTACGTCGTGCCGATCGTCGCCACCGTCGCGGGCGCCCTGCTGCTGGCCGAGCCGGTGACCCCGCTCACCGTCGCGGGCTTCGCGGTCATCGTCTTCGGGTTCGGCCTCCTGAAGCGCCGGGAGATCGTCGACGCGGCGGCCGGGATCCGGTTCCCGGGATAA
- a CDS encoding polyprenyl synthetase family protein yields MTSETKEARVLEAIRERRDLVNAAIDEELPVQEPERLYEATRYILEAGGKRLRPTVTTLAAEAVTGTEPMDADFRAFPSLDGDDVDVMRAAVAIEVIQSFTLIHDDIMDEDDLRRGVPAVHEAYDVSTAILAGDTLYSKAFEFMTETGADPQNGLEAMRMLASTCTEICEGQALDVAFESRDDILPDEYLEMVELKTAVLYGASAATPALLLGADEEVVDALYRYGIDSGRAFQIQDDVLDLTVPSEELGKQRGSDLVEGKETLITLHARQQGVDVDGLVDADTPAEATEAAIDDAVAALEEVGSIEYARETAEDLTARSKEHLEILPESGSRSLLEDLADYLIVRGY; encoded by the coding sequence ATGACGAGCGAGACGAAGGAGGCGCGGGTGCTCGAAGCCATCCGCGAGCGGCGTGACCTCGTCAACGCCGCTATCGACGAGGAGCTGCCGGTACAGGAGCCGGAACGGCTGTACGAGGCGACTCGCTACATCCTCGAAGCCGGCGGGAAGCGGCTCCGGCCGACGGTGACGACGCTGGCCGCGGAGGCGGTCACCGGCACCGAGCCGATGGACGCCGACTTCCGCGCGTTCCCGTCGCTGGACGGCGACGACGTCGACGTGATGCGGGCCGCGGTCGCCATCGAGGTGATCCAGTCGTTCACGCTGATACACGACGACATCATGGACGAGGACGACCTGCGTCGGGGCGTCCCCGCGGTCCACGAGGCGTACGACGTCTCGACGGCGATCCTCGCTGGCGACACGCTCTACTCGAAGGCGTTCGAGTTCATGACCGAAACGGGCGCGGACCCGCAGAACGGGTTAGAGGCGATGCGGATGCTCGCCTCTACCTGCACCGAGATCTGCGAGGGACAGGCGCTCGACGTCGCCTTCGAGAGCCGCGACGACATCCTCCCCGACGAGTACCTGGAGATGGTCGAGCTGAAGACCGCGGTGCTGTACGGCGCGTCGGCGGCGACGCCCGCGCTCCTGCTCGGCGCGGACGAGGAGGTCGTCGACGCCCTCTACCGCTACGGGATCGACTCCGGGCGCGCGTTCCAGATCCAAGACGACGTGCTCGACCTGACCGTCCCCTCGGAGGAGCTCGGCAAGCAGCGCGGCTCCGACCTAGTCGAGGGGAAGGAGACGCTGATCACCCTCCACGCCCGCCAGCAGGGGGTCGACGTCGACGGCCTCGTCGACGCCGACACGCCCGCCGAGGCGACCGAGGCCGCGATCGACGACGCGGTCGCGGCGCTCGAAGAGGTCGGCTCGATCGAGTACGCCCGCGAGACCGCGGAGGACCTCACCGCGCGCTCGAAGGAACACCTCGAAATCCTCCCCGAGAGCGGCTCCCGGAGCCTGCTCGAAGACCTCGCGGACTACCTCATCGTCCGCGGCTACTAG
- a CDS encoding ribonuclease J — translation MEIEIATLGGYEEVGRQMTAVRAGEDIVIFDMGLNLSKVLIHDNVETESMHSLDLIDMGAIPDDRVMSELEGDVKAIVPTHGHLDHIAGIPKLAHRYDAPIVSAPYTIELVRQQIEDEGKFQVDNDLVKMKPGATMAIGDSEQVEMEFVNVTHSIIDAINPVLHTPEGAIVYGLDKRLDHDPVIGDPIDMERFREIGRQDEGVLAYVEDCTNAGRKGRTPSESYARKHVEDTFKSMEDYTGGIVATTFSSHIARVKTLVEYAREIGRQPVLLGRSMEKYSGTAERLDFVDFQGDVGMYGHRKSVDRAFKRIMKEGKGNFLPIVTGHQGEPRAMLTRMGRGETPYEFDDGDKVVFSASIIPEPTNEGQRYQSEQLLRMQGARLYDDIHVSGHLREEGHYEMLDALQPQHLIPGHQTLKGRSPYVDLAKSQGYKLGRDVHVTQNGSTIQLVE, via the coding sequence ATGGAAATAGAAATTGCGACACTCGGCGGTTACGAAGAGGTCGGTCGACAGATGACGGCGGTCCGAGCGGGCGAGGACATCGTCATCTTCGACATGGGCCTGAACCTCAGTAAGGTCCTCATCCACGACAACGTGGAGACCGAGAGCATGCACAGCCTCGACCTGATCGACATGGGCGCCATCCCGGACGACCGGGTCATGAGCGAACTTGAGGGCGACGTCAAAGCGATCGTCCCCACCCACGGGCACCTCGACCACATCGCGGGGATCCCGAAGCTCGCCCACCGCTACGACGCGCCGATCGTCTCCGCGCCGTACACGATCGAACTGGTGCGCCAGCAGATCGAAGACGAGGGCAAGTTCCAGGTCGACAACGACCTCGTGAAGATGAAGCCGGGCGCCACGATGGCGATCGGCGACTCCGAGCAGGTCGAGATGGAGTTCGTCAACGTCACGCACTCCATCATCGACGCGATCAACCCCGTCCTCCACACGCCCGAGGGGGCGATCGTCTACGGGCTCGACAAGCGGCTGGACCACGACCCCGTCATCGGCGACCCGATAGACATGGAGCGGTTCCGCGAGATCGGCCGTCAGGACGAGGGCGTCCTCGCGTACGTCGAGGACTGCACGAACGCCGGCCGAAAGGGTCGGACGCCCTCGGAGTCGTACGCGCGAAAACACGTCGAGGACACGTTCAAATCGATGGAGGACTACACCGGCGGCATCGTCGCCACCACGTTCTCCTCGCACATCGCCCGCGTGAAGACGCTCGTCGAGTACGCCCGCGAAATCGGCCGCCAGCCGGTCCTCTTGGGCCGCTCGATGGAGAAGTACTCGGGCACCGCGGAACGCCTCGACTTCGTCGACTTCCAGGGCGACGTCGGCATGTACGGCCACCGGAAGTCCGTCGACCGCGCGTTCAAGCGGATCATGAAGGAGGGGAAGGGGAACTTCCTCCCCATCGTGACGGGCCACCAGGGCGAGCCGCGCGCAATGTTAACCCGCATGGGCCGCGGCGAGACGCCGTACGAGTTCGACGACGGCGACAAGGTCGTCTTCAGCGCCAGCATCATTCCGGAGCCGACCAACGAGGGGCAGCGCTACCAGTCCGAACAGCTGCTCCGGATGCAGGGCGCGCGCCTCTACGACGACATCCACGTCTCCGGCCACCTCCGCGAGGAGGGCCACTACGAGATGCTCGACGCGCTCCAGCCGCAACACCTCATTCCCGGCCACCAGACGCTGAAGGGGCGCTCGCCGTACGTCGACCTCGCGAAGTCGCAGGGGTACAAGCTCGGACGTGACGTTCACGTCACGCAGAACGGGTCCACCATCCAGCTCGTCGAATGA